Within the Deltaproteobacteria bacterium genome, the region GGACGCCCCCAACCCCATGGCCGGCCAGGATGCTGTCGTAGGCGGCGAGATCTCCATTTTTGCCGGCCAATATCCGAAAAGCCTCAACTACTATCTCGACAACAACAGCTTCACGGCCGAAATTTTCGGAGCCATGTTCGAAACCCTGTTGGCCATGAACCCCCTGACCCTGGCTTATGAGCCCGATCTGGCCGAAACGTGGTCTATTTCCGACGACAAAAAAACATTTACCTTCACCCTCGACCGACGCGCGAAATGGAGCGACGGGGAACCCATAACCGCTGAAGATGTCAAGTGGACCTTTGACGCGATCATGGACCCCAAAAACATGACCGGTGTTCACAAGGTCAGCCTCGAACGGTTCGAGTCCCCCACGATCCTCGATCGGCGCACCATCCGCTTCACGGCGAAAAATGTCCACTGGATGAATCTGTCGGCCGTGGGGGGGTTCCACATACTGCCGCAGCACCATATGACCGGGCATGATTTCAACAAAATCACCTTCGATTTTCCCGTCACCTCCGGGCCCTATGCCCTCGGCGTCATCGACGAGGGGCTGTCGCTCATCCTGAAGCGGCGCGGGGACTGGTGGCACATAGGCGCCGCGCGCAACAAACACACGGGCAACTTCGACCGGTTGCGGTTCCGCTTTTATGCGGAAAGGGAAAACGCCTTCGAAGCTTTCAAAAAAGGGCTCATCGATCTCTTCCCGGTCTACACCTCCAGGCTCTGGGTAAACGAAACCAAGGGCGAAAGTTTCTCCAAGGCCTGGATCGTCAAGCAGAAAATCTACAACGCAAAACCGGTCGGTTTTCAGGGCTTTGCCATGAACATGCGCAAGCCTCCTTTCGACGATGTCCGGGTCAGGCAGGCCATGGCCTACCTTCTGGACCGCAGAAAAATGAACAGCACCCTCATGTACAGTCAGTATTTTCTGCAAAGATCCTACTATGAAGACCTTTATGACAAAAAGCACCCCTGCCCCAACCCCCTGATCGAGTTTGACAAAAAGAAGGCGCGCGACCTCCTCAACCAAGCGGGCTGGGTCGTGAATCCCGCTACCGGCTTTTTGGAAAAAAACGGCAGGCGTTTTTCCTTCCGCTTTCTGATCAGCCAGGCTTCCCTGGAAAAATTTCCGTCCATCTACGCAGAGGACCTGAAGGATGTGGGCATCGAACTCATCATCGATAAAAAGGACTGGGCGTCATGGGCGAGGGACATGGATGAGTTCAATTATGAAATGACCTGGGCCTCCTGGGGATCGGGCATCTTTAAAAACCCGGAAGGCATGTGGATGTCCTCGGAAGCCGACAGGCGCAGCGGGAACAACATCACCGGTTTTAAAAACAAGCGGGTGGACGAGCTCATCGAAAAGCAGAAAGGCATTTTCGACATCAAGCAACGCAATGCCATCTACCGGGAGATCGACCAACTCATCTACCGTGAATTTCCCTACGTCCTCCTGTGGAATACCAACTACACCCGCCTGCTTTACTGGAACAAATTTGGAATGCCGGATACGGTACTGTCAAAATATGGTGATGAAACCAGCGCATACTGGTACTGGTGGATCGACGAGGACTCCCTGGCGGATCTGGAAGACGCCGTGCAGTCCGGCCTGCCCCTCCCGATGAAAGCGGATGCGGTCCATTTCGACGACGTGTTCAATCCATGAAATCGATATCGATTCTGAAGCTGCCGGTAATGATAAAGGTCGGCAGCACCCCCACATCGAATCCCAACCTTTTCCAGGTAAAGCTGAAGATGGCCTCGGCAAACGCGGACATGCCGTTGATGTTGGGTAGATCGTCCCCGTAGCCGGAGAGCAGGCCGAACTTGTAGCCGATGTCGAAGCGCAGATTTTCCGAAAGCTGTTGGGTATAAATCTCTCTTGCGGGGCCGAAGAACCAGCAGGGGTCATTGTGGCTGTTGGTAAAGACGCCGGCGGTAAAGCCAAACAGCTGGATGCCTAAAAGATTCTGCTGGTCATTGTTGCTTCCGTCGCCGAAATACTCACCGGTTCCATCCAGGTGGATGCTCCACATCCCCGGCATCACGGCGTTTCTCGGCGTCCATCCCCAGGCCTTCTCCCAGAAACCGGTCCCGGAGGGGTCGGCCGAAAGTGCGTGCGGCTCTTCCGCCAGGGGTTCTTTCGCGACGCTTTCATCGGACCCAGAAGCGGCGGAAGCCGCGCCGTCGCCACCGAAAGCGGCATGCCCCGGAAAACAGGCGAGGACCACCAGTATGAGGAAAATGTTGCGCATCACCGCTCGATGTCCACATCCAGGCGAACCGGGCAGTGGTCGGATCCCATGACGTCATTGAGCATGTCCGCCCCGGCGATCGCGGCTGTGAGTTCAGGGGAAACCAGAAAATAGTCGATACGCCAGCCGATGTTTTTTTTCCGGGCCGCGGCCCGATAGCTCCACCAGCTGTACTTGACCGTTGTGGGGTTTTTGTAACGATAGGCA harbors:
- a CDS encoding extracellular solute-binding protein, which encodes MGKRLVIILFLIFFTGTLSAVAEDRYPKPGWRDAPNPMAGQDAVVGGEISIFAGQYPKSLNYYLDNNSFTAEIFGAMFETLLAMNPLTLAYEPDLAETWSISDDKKTFTFTLDRRAKWSDGEPITAEDVKWTFDAIMDPKNMTGVHKVSLERFESPTILDRRTIRFTAKNVHWMNLSAVGGFHILPQHHMTGHDFNKITFDFPVTSGPYALGVIDEGLSLILKRRGDWWHIGAARNKHTGNFDRLRFRFYAERENAFEAFKKGLIDLFPVYTSRLWVNETKGESFSKAWIVKQKIYNAKPVGFQGFAMNMRKPPFDDVRVRQAMAYLLDRRKMNSTLMYSQYFLQRSYYEDLYDKKHPCPNPLIEFDKKKARDLLNQAGWVVNPATGFLEKNGRRFSFRFLISQASLEKFPSIYAEDLKDVGIELIIDKKDWASWARDMDEFNYEMTWASWGSGIFKNPEGMWMSSEADRRSGNNITGFKNKRVDELIEKQKGIFDIKQRNAIYREIDQLIYREFPYVLLWNTNYTRLLYWNKFGMPDTVLSKYGDETSAYWYWWIDEDSLADLEDAVQSGLPLPMKADAVHFDDVFNP